One Plasmodium vinckei vinckei genome assembly, chromosome: PVVCY_09 genomic region harbors:
- a CDS encoding OTU domain-containing protein, putative, which produces MNEEVKKINYNEYKRRLKKLLEEIKKEKKKKTIHKDKQNENILKLEEELKQLNELYNGKDNNNNTVVEENNYNDIVPDNLYSYNVVSKKSLKNKAKMKRKEMEEELNEQSRSKIGEEEYNQLLDILKIKNQTIYSIAPDGNCLYESIIHQLKQRIKNFKHSQNNFLQIINEENFSLDNIDLKKYQQNINNFDFSIFESYDPNHLSSDILRFLTSVYILQNSDLFVNFIYEYAEEGNDDPCYSYCQQIMSGIYGSEIEITALSNILKKKITVQDINMSVSYGEDYQEELFICFHHKLYTLGKHYNSVIDL; this is translated from the exons ATGAATGAAGAggtaaagaaaataaattataatgagTATAAGAGAAGGCTAAAGAAATTATTagaggaaataaaaaaagaaaagaaaaaaaaaacaattcaTAAGGATAagcaaaatgaaaatatattaaaacttGAAGAGGAACTAAAACaattaaatgaattataCAACGGgaaagataataataacaatacaGTAGTAGAAGAAAACAACTACAATGATATAGTTCCTGATAATTTGTATTCATATAATGTAGTTTCAAAAAAAtccttaaaaaataaagcaaaaatgaaaaggaaGGAAATGGAAGAAGAACTAAATGAACAATCAAGAAGTAAAATCGGAGAAGAAGAATATAATCAATTAttagatatattaaaaataaaaaatcaaactATTTATTCTATAGCACCAGATGGTAATTGTTTATATGAATCTATTATACACCAACTTAAacaaagaattaaaaattttaaacattcacaaaataactttttacaaattattaatgaAGAAAACTTTTCATTAGATAATatagatttaaaaaaatatcaacaaaatataaataattttgatttttcaatttttgaAAGTTATGATCCAAATCATTTGTCTAGTGACATACTCCGATTTCTTACTtcagtatatatattacaaaatagtgatttatttgtaaattttatatatgaatatgcaGAAGAGGGAAATGATG ATCCATGCTATAGCTATTGCCAACAAATTATGAGTGGAATATACGg GAGTGAAATTGAAATAACGGCTTtgtcaaatattttaaaaaaaaaaattacagtACAAGATATAAACATGAGCGTatcatat gGGGAAGATTATCAAGaagaattatttatatgcttCCATCATAAGTTATATACACTAg GCAAGCACTACAATTCTGTTATAGACTTATGA
- a CDS encoding phosphatidylinositol N-acetylglucosaminyltransferase subunit H, putative has protein sequence MNSELRKIVHTYGIEYICEKKKKQHILLYIIILFSIYYIYYLYLGYKKGILIINEVQIFILCFYILLIIAYLNNYSIEKLFLINNVGIQIEKNSWLHHSLKFVCISDVKRIFINEAIYIFEICPNLCIVLKNTKSLVLFEDYRLGIKNLVMIYRDIKGVVFGEHNLELKNIKAVDVEEKNNDIVREQEEGYKEKNIIDEESNSLSSNTCSSNNSYVNNDNIYKFIQSNCFENCIIKNKINKNNIMKTFDVHISKKLALEIMNS, from the exons atgaatagtGAACTAAGGAAAATTGTACATACATATGGaattgaatatatatgcgaaaaaaagaaaaaacaacatattcttttatatataataatattattttctatatattatatatactactTATATTTG ggatataaaaaaggcaTTCTTATTATCAATGAAgttcaaatatttattttatgtttctACATATTGCTAATCATAGCATATTTAAACAATTATAGCATTg agaaattatttttaataaataatgttgGCATACAAATTGAGAAAAATAGTTGGCTGCACCATTCTCtaaaatttgtttgtaTAAGCGATGTAAAAagaattttcattaatgaa GCgatatacatttttgaaatatgcCCAAACCTATGCATTGTccttaaaaatacaaaatccCTAGTTCTTTTCGAG gATTATCGCTTAGGAATTAAAAACTTGGTTATGATTTATAGAGACATAAAAGGTGTTGTTTTTGGTGAACATAATTTagaattgaaaaatattaaagcTGTGGATGTAgaagagaaaaataatgatatagtAAGAGAGCAAGAGGAAGGATataaagagaaaaatattattgatGAAGAAAGTAATTCATTATCAAGTAATACATGTAGTTCGAACAATAGTtatgtaaataatgataatatttataaatttatccAATCAAATTGTTTTGaaaattgtataattaaaaataaaattaataaaaataatataatgaagACATTTGACGTGCATATTAGTAAAAAGTTAGCTCTTGAAATTATGAATAGCTaa
- a CDS encoding dolichol-phosphate mannosyltransferase, putative, which produces MTHGSMYSIILPTYNEKNNVPYIIYMIVEELTKHNINYEVILVDDNSEDATADVYKKLQSIFSNEKLLLLEREKKSGLGSAYMDALKMVSGDYVIIMDADLSHHPKYIYEFIKKQKETNCDIVTGSRYNKQGGIFGWGFKRILISRVANFLTQFLLFINLTDLTGSFRLYKTDVLKEVIHSVQGKGYSFQMEVIVRAHKSGKTIEEVGYIFYDRLFGESKLSSNEIIKYILCLLRLFWTL; this is translated from the coding sequence atgactCACGGATCAATGTATTCGATTATTTTGCCAAcctataatgaaaaaaacaatgtaccttatattatttatatgattgtAGAAGAATTAACAAAACATAATATTAACTATGAAGTAATATTAGTCGATGATAATAGTGAAGATGCAACAGCAgatgtttataaaaaattacaatctattttttcaaatgaaaaattattattgttagaacgagaaaaaaaaagcggTTTAGGAAGTGCATATATGGATGCTTTAAAAATGGTTTCTGGTGattatgttattattatggaTGCAGATTTATCACACCatccaaaatatatatatgaatttataaaaaaacaaaaagaaacaaattGTGATATAGTTACAGGTAGtagatataataaacaagGAGGTATATTTGGATGGGGttttaaaagaattttAATAAGCCGTGTAGCTAACTTCTTaacacaatttttattgtttattaatttaacgGATTTAACGGGATCATTCagattatataaaactgATGTTCTTAAAGAAGTAATACATTCTGTTCAAGGAAAAGGTTATTCATTTCAAATGGAAGTAATTGTAAGAGCCCATAAATCAGGAAAAACAATTGAAGAAGTCggatacatattttatgataGATTATTTGGTGAATCAAAATTATCTTCaaatgaaattattaaatatattctttgCCTTTTACGTTTATTTTGGACactttaa
- a CDS encoding inner membrane complex protein 1b, putative, with translation MNTDKSKNTNISKHDNEMPNMENLYDRLSFQKFENESSSSLKYSDIEKMSGLNKSIQSSIYSNNTSNSYANTPKSGTRIMNKSNVQIVEKIKEVPTYIVKNQTRVINVPELKFVNKVEYDNVQVIEKLKYVPKEVTKYNIIKKPVIKNIVEEKKVDVLHVQEKISFRDQEVVEEVYNYVDENGNQIKDSQNIMTMDYILSNENESNRKIEYPVYPSLNCCNNTCANVENSNNICNMVCNNKDEKGYIIGISKGETLPYDVNLNVLPPLLEPFGPQIKTEDNKVFENVFVPKVEKVVEVQKKIDIPINLPMPYIVPKPKIIDVDIPVFKFNDKYVPVPVRQKIIPKVTWSDKVYKVDCVIEKPYLVYHNIIKFVPTDTKINVREYPKGINKINPEELYEADNLALWMRVNADLKEEKDKLKKNTQTGSTLDHICECSDCETCEHISNSELNSSHDLFNTKSSPNNFVDTIPLHQDHPLEMVHLQNKWMTQDTTKIPELYNEQFMNAHRNAFFNLTSKIPREAKVEMKTIAQLKTNT, from the coding sequence ATGAATACAGacaaaagtaaaaatacaaatatttcaaaGCATGACAATGAAATGCCAAATATGGAAAATCTATATGATCGATTAAGCTttcaaaaatttgaaaatgaaTCGAGTTCatcattaaaatattctgaTATTGAGAAAATGTCGGgattaaataaaagtattCAATCATCTATATACAGTAATAATACTAGCAATAGTTATGCAAATACTCCGAAAAGTGGAACTCGAATTATGAATAAATCCAATGTTCAAAtagttgaaaaaataaaggaagTACCAACTTATATTGTTAAAAACCAAACAAGAGTAATTAATGTTCCAGAGCTGAAATTTGTAAATAAGGTTGAGTATGACAATGTTCAAGTTATTGAAAAGTTGAAATATGTTCCTAAAGAAGTtactaaatataatattattaaaaagcctgtgataaaaaatatagttgaagaaaaaaaagtagaCGTTTTACATGTACAGGAAAAAATCAGTTTTAGAGATCAAGAAGTTGTAGAAGAAgtttataattatgttgATGAAAATGGAAATCAAATTAAAGATTcccaaaatataatgactATGGATTATATCCtatcaaatgaaaatgaatcGAATAGAAAAATAGAATATCCAGTATATCCTTCCTTAAATTGTTGTAACAATACCTGTGCTAATGTTGAAAATAGTAACAACATTTGCAATATGGtctgtaataataaagatgaaaaaGGATATATCATAGGAATATCTAAAGGGGAAACGCTACCATATGATGTGAATCTTAATGTGCTACCTCCACTTTTAGAACCTTTTGGACcacaaataaaaacagAAGATAACAAAGTCTTTGAAAATGTATTTGTACCTAAAGTTGAAAAAGTTGTTGAagtacaaaaaaaaattgatataCCTATAAATTTACCAATGCCATATATAGTTCCCAAACCTAAAATTATAGATGTTGATATCCcagtttttaaatttaatgataaatatgtacCCGTACCAGTGcgtcaaaaaataataccaAAAGTTACATGGAGTGATAAAGTTTATAAAGTAGATTGTGTAATAGAAAAACCATATTTAGtatatcataatataataaaatttgtcCCTACGGatacaaaaattaatgtTAGAGAATATCCAAaaggaataaataaaataaatcctGAAGAATTATATGAAGCAGATAATTTAGCATTATGGATGAGAGTAAATGCTGatttaaaagaagaaaaagataaattaaaaaaaaacacacaAACTGGTAGTACACTAGATCATATATGTGAATGTTCTGATTGTGAAACATGTGAACATATCTCTAATTCCGAACTAAATAGTTCAcatgatttatttaatactaAATCTAGTCCTAACAATTTTGTTGATACCATACCATTACATCAAGACCATCCTCTTGAAATGGTGCATCTACAAAACAAATGGATGACACAAGATACTACAAAAATTCcagaattatataatgaacAATTTATGAATGCTCATAGAAATGCTTTCTTCAATCTAACCTCTAAAATTCCCCGTGAAGCAAAAGTAGAAATGAAAACCATTGCCCAATTGAAAACTAATacataa
- a CDS encoding phd finger protein, putative: MEKGLTIVHNKIKRREIDKSKNKNINIVENYDLKNHKNGGYNNNDDKKINNKTTKNNNNNSEVKNYSNLENDSFCYECYHGGNLICCDNCIRSYHIYCVSESDKPQPSFNYWFCPLCKRNGVSFGIPLKRKKKIRTLSTLGNTQEKVKQKSEGTKYAGEINVGENYQVSNVSTFFLNSHSEQYDEVSKSELVYSPYLLERMKESFLCEGQYELVIKNDYELAIFIKELAKNWKCQLGWHPFTPEYAFKILHRVDYNPKRAIELLKSSDFNFLEICDPPIRKYENKWRPRDKRGQISDSPYPSSELLQSYIKRSVNISVNEKKYNYYSNGKNKNYCEINKNNIIESSYPHERTRNGLRKEIEDDDESVDIDEIEEEFIDEVGKNEIDDDEDY, translated from the exons atggaaaaggGACTTACTATAgttcataataaaataaaaagaagaGAAATAGATAAGtccaaaaataaaaatattaatatagtAGAAAATTATGACTTAAAAAATCACAAGAATGGcggatataataataatgacgataaaaaaattaataacaaaactacaaaaaataataataataattcagaagtaaaaaattattctaATCTTGAAAATGATTCTTTTTGTTATGAGTGTTATCATGGAGGGAATTTAATTTGCTGTGACAATTGCATTCGATCTTATCACATATAT TGTGTAAGCGAATCGGACAAACCACAGCCAAGTTTTAATTACTGGTTTTGCCCCTTATGCAAGAGAAATG GTGTATCTTTTGGTATCCCATtgaaaagaaagaaaaaaatacgaACACTTAG TACACTAGGGAATACACAAGAAAAGGTGAAACAAAAAAGCGAGGGAACAAAATATGCGGGAGAGATCAATGTAGGAGAGAATTATCAAGTCTCCAATgtttctacattttttttaaacagcCATTCGGAACAGTATGACG aGGTCAGCAAATCAGAGCTAGTTTATTCGCCATATTTACTCGAAAGAATGAAAGAAAGTTTTTTGTGTGAAGGGCAATATGAattagtaataaaaaatgattatgagctagctatttttataaaagagTTAGCAAAAAATTGGAAATGCCAATTAGGATGGCATCCATTTACTCCTGAATAtgcatttaaaattttacatCGTGTGGATTACAATCCTAAAAGAGCTATAGaacttttaaaaagttCTGACTTTAACTTTTTGG AAATATGTGACCCACCAAtaagaaaatatgaaaataaatggaGACCCAGAGATAAAAGGGGGCAAATATCAG ACTCTCCATATCCCTCATCGGAATTACTACAAAGCTACATAAAACGATCAGTAAATATTTCTgtgaatgaaaaaaaatataactattattcaaatggtaaaaataaaaattattgtgaaataaataagaataatataattgaaTCTAGCTACCCCCATGAACGAACAAGAAATGGATTAAGAAAAGAAATCGAAGATGATGATGAATCTGTAGATATAGATGAGATTGAAGAGGAGTTTATTGATGAGGTAGGAAAGAATGAAATAGACGATGATGAagattattaa